A genomic window from Elaeis guineensis isolate ETL-2024a chromosome 3, EG11, whole genome shotgun sequence includes:
- the LOC105041214 gene encoding zinc finger protein STAMENLESS 1, which yields MRPEGNPLDLNNLPEEYGKQALEESSTTTAASTDTARFKKKKSGGKDDSAKVYECRFCSLKFCKSQALGGHMNRHRQERETETLNRARQLVFSNEGLAGASAHMGSLRDLNLGSTQPIPPVGGFQHRGGSIGDPCLQYRPVYPRLPTQPPHTPPSLQPYVYPTSSSHPIPYPPSYPLSHPSVGDYFIGHVLDSSSQRQPHHPSYGADSSYTCFGTPLARGFPMEGVQAPMTRDSAGNQADGMNWSCSYGHDQHMDSSSTMDRFRDNF from the exons AT GAGACCAGAGGGAAACCCATTAGACCTCAACAACTTGCCGGAGGAATACGGTAAGCAGGCTTTGGAGGAGAGCTCGACGACAACTGCTGCATCCACCGACACTGCTA ggtttaagaaaaagaagagcggaGGAAAAGATGACAGCGCAAAGGTCTACGAGTGCCGGTTTTGCTCCCTAAAGTTCTGCAAGTCTCAAGCCTTGGGTGGTCACATGAACCGGCATCGCCAAG AAAGGGAGACGGAGACTCTTAACCGTGCTCGTCAGCTCGTTTTCAGCAACGAAGGTCTGGCAGGAGCCAGCGCTCATATGGG caGCTTGAGAGATCTGAATCTGGGGAGCACACAACCTATCCCTCCAGTAGGAGGATTCCAGCATAGAGGTGGCAGCATCGGAGACCCGTGTCTTCAATACCGGCCTGTGTATCCGAGGCTACCAACACAACCACCACACACCCCACCATCTCTGCAACCATATGTTTACCCTACCTCTTCCTCACACCCCATACCTTATCCACCATCCTACCCTCTTTCCCATCCTTCTGTTGGTGATTACTTCATAGGCCATGTCCTCGACAGTAGCTCCCAGCGCCAACCACATCACCCCAGTTATGGAGCCGATTCGAGCTACACTTGCTTTGGAACCCCTCTTGCTCGCGGCTTCCCCATGGAAGGGGTACAAGCGCCTATGACTAGAGACAGTGCTGGCAACCAAGCAGATGGGATGAATTGGAGTTGTAGCTATGGACATGACCAGCACATGGATTCCTCCTCTACCATGGATCGATTTCGGGATAACTTCTAA